The window ACCGCATCAGCTCCCTGAATGCCTTTATTGGCTGTACGCATCCGGGCGAAGCGCATCCCAGCTGCTTTTTTGTCTGCCGCGAATGTGGTGAAGCACAGGAGCTGGACGCTGAGCAGGTGAATAAAATCGCCCGTCAGGCCGAACAGATGCTGGGTGTGAAAGTCGAACAACAAATGACCGAACTGATGGGTCTGTGCCCAAGATGTCAGGACACCGTATGAGCAGCACCAGTGCCGCCACCATTCTCAGCGCCAGCCAGCTGCGCCTGACACGCCAGCACAAAACGGTCCTGGACAATATCAGTCTGAACCTTAAAACCGGTCAGATCATTACCCTGATCGGTCCTAACGGCTGCGGCAAGTCGACGCTGATTAAAGTGCTGCTGGGGCTGGAAAGCGCCGATTCCGGCAAAGTCACGCGCCGTCCCGGACTGCGTATCGGCTATATGCCGCAGCGCCTGAGCCTTGATCAGCGTATGCCGTTAACGGTTACCGGTTTTCTGCGGCTGGCGCGCGGCGCCGGTAACGAGCGCATCGGCTACTGGCTCGACCGCCTGAGCATCTCTGCGCTGGCGCAACAGTCGGTGCATGATTTGTCCGGCGGCGAATGGCAGCGGGTCTTACTGGCCCGCGCGCTGCTGATCAAACCCGATCTGCTGGTGCTCGACGAACCGGTGCAAGGCGTCGATGTGCAGGGTCAGCTGGAGCTGTACAGCCTGATACCGCAACTGCGGGACGAGCTCGGCTGTGCGGTACTGATGGTATCCCACGACCTGCATCTGGTGATGGCGGCCACCGACGAAGTGATCTGCCTGAATGGCCATGTCTGCTGTTCCGGACATCCGGATACAGTGTCCATTGATCCGGCGTATATCCGCTTATTTGGTGCCCGCCTGCAGCAAGGACAAAAACAGGCTCCTCTTGCTCACTACACCCATCATCATGATCATCAGCACTGTGCCGACGGCCATGTTGAGCACCACGCACCCGGCAAGGAGATTCTGTGAATCTGTTCGATTACTGGTGGCTGATGCCATTAATGGCGGGCATTCTGCTGGCTCTGGTGGCCGGACCGCTGGGCAGCTTTGTAGTGTGGCGGCGCATGGCCTTTTTTGGTGACACCCTGGCCCACGGCGCTCTGCTGGGCATTACCTTTGGTGTACTCACCGATATCAACCTGACGCTGGCACTGGTGCTCGGCTCGGTGCTGCTGGCGCTGCTGTTGCTGCCGCTGCAGAACCGCTCGCGCTTATCGTCCGACACCTTATTGGGCATTGTCTCGCACAGTACGCTGGCGATTGGTCTGGTGACACTGAGTCTGGCCCAGGGCATCCGCGTCGATCTGATGGGTTATCTGTTTGGTGATCTGCTGGCGGTAGAGCGTATTGATGTGCTCTGGATTCTGCTGGCGGCCATTCTCATTGCCGTGCTGCTGTTCTGGCAGTGGCGCGCCTTGCTTGCCATTACCGTCAGTCAGGAACTGGCTGCGATCGATGGCCATCCGGTGCAGCGCCTGAACCTGATGCTGATTCTGTTGCTGGCGTTA of the Thalassolituus hydrocarboniclasticus genome contains:
- the znuC gene encoding zinc ABC transporter ATP-binding protein ZnuC; this encodes MSSTSAATILSASQLRLTRQHKTVLDNISLNLKTGQIITLIGPNGCGKSTLIKVLLGLESADSGKVTRRPGLRIGYMPQRLSLDQRMPLTVTGFLRLARGAGNERIGYWLDRLSISALAQQSVHDLSGGEWQRVLLARALLIKPDLLVLDEPVQGVDVQGQLELYSLIPQLRDELGCAVLMVSHDLHLVMAATDEVICLNGHVCCSGHPDTVSIDPAYIRLFGARLQQGQKQAPLAHYTHHHDHQHCADGHVEHHAPGKEIL
- the znuB gene encoding zinc ABC transporter permease subunit ZnuB, with amino-acid sequence MFDYWWLMPLMAGILLALVAGPLGSFVVWRRMAFFGDTLAHGALLGITFGVLTDINLTLALVLGSVLLALLLLPLQNRSRLSSDTLLGIVSHSTLAIGLVTLSLAQGIRVDLMGYLFGDLLAVERIDVLWILLAAILIAVLLFWQWRALLAITVSQELAAIDGHPVQRLNLMLILLLALLVALAMKVVGILLVSALLIIPPAAARSLARTPEQMVFLASATGVISVLLGLWASFHWDTPAGPSVVVAATALFAFSLVLQSLRDARRPA